The Pseudomonadota bacterium region GTATTCCTTCCCGGTCACCTGCAGCGGCGGCAAGTACAGCATCGTGCAGGGGCTGCCGGTCGACGAGTTCAGCCGCAAGCGCATGGACGCCACGGCCGCCGAGCTGAAGGAGGAGAGCGTCGCCATCGAGCAGCTGCTGGGCTGAGCGAGACTGCGCAATCGCAACGAAAAAGGCGCCCTCGGCGCCTTTTTTGTGGGGCCCGCCGCCGTGGTTGAACAACGTCGGCGCATTGTACAAAATCGGCCCGCTATCCCCGGCAAGGCCTGAACGTCCTGTAAGCGCGAGACCATGATCGACAAGTACGGATTTCGATCGAATGTCGGCATCGTTCTGCTGAACGATCGCGGACAGGTCTTCTGTGGGCGGCGCATCGGCATGTCCGCCTGGCAGTTCCCGCAGGGCGGCATCAATCGCAACGAAAGCCCCGAAGCGGCCATGTACCGCGAACTGAAGGAAGAGGTCGGGCTGGACCGCGAACACGTCGAGTTGCTGGGCTCGACCAAGGGCTGGCTGCGCTACCGCCTGCCCAAGCGTTACATCCGCTACAACCAGCAGCCGCTGTGCATCGGGCAGAAGCAGATCTGGTTCCTGCTGAAATTCTGCGCCGACGAAGCGCTGCTGCGACTGGACAGCGCCGAGGACCCGGAATTCGACGCCTGGCGCTGGGTTGATTACTGGGATCCGCTGGGTTTCGTGGTGCCCTTCAAGCGCAATGTCTACGAGCGGGCACTGCACGAATTCTCGGAATTCGTGGCGGGTCTCGCCGGTTTCGAATCCGCTCCCACCGCGCCCGATCTGCCCGGCTCATCCTGAGCACGGCGCGTTCCGGCGCCGACCTTTCGCTCGCTAGCCGCCTTTGCGTGAG contains the following coding sequences:
- a CDS encoding RNA pyrophosphohydrolase, with protein sequence MIDKYGFRSNVGIVLLNDRGQVFCGRRIGMSAWQFPQGGINRNESPEAAMYRELKEEVGLDREHVELLGSTKGWLRYRLPKRYIRYNQQPLCIGQKQIWFLLKFCADEALLRLDSAEDPEFDAWRWVDYWDPLGFVVPFKRNVYERALHEFSEFVAGLAGFESAPTAPDLPGSS